In one Candidatus Eisenbacteria bacterium genomic region, the following are encoded:
- a CDS encoding phosphatase PAP2 family protein produces MILLAWDPALFRAIHLGLHHPALDPIMMALTDPGRWKIPLLVLVGALFLTQRARGALALVVLALTLTVADQVSAKIIKPIVKRPRPSVVLADSHPLFGVRRSYAFPSVHAVNFSAAVPIVATVFPAATIPAAVVAALVCFSRVYVGDHWPSDVLAGILLGLGLGMLGRKAFLRLERNAQRWFRRPKAGVGESPSAGP; encoded by the coding sequence GTGATTCTCCTTGCCTGGGACCCGGCGCTCTTCCGGGCCATCCATCTCGGGCTCCACCACCCCGCGCTCGATCCGATCATGATGGCGCTCACGGATCCGGGGCGCTGGAAGATTCCGCTCCTCGTTCTCGTGGGCGCGCTGTTCCTGACGCAGCGAGCCCGCGGAGCTCTGGCGCTCGTCGTCCTCGCGCTGACGCTCACGGTCGCGGACCAGGTCAGCGCGAAGATCATCAAGCCGATCGTGAAGCGCCCGCGTCCTTCCGTGGTTCTCGCCGACTCGCACCCGCTCTTCGGCGTGCGCCGCTCCTACGCCTTCCCGTCGGTCCACGCCGTCAACTTCTCCGCGGCGGTACCGATCGTCGCGACCGTGTTTCCGGCGGCGACGATTCCGGCCGCCGTCGTGGCGGCCCTGGTTTGCTTCTCCCGGGTCTACGTCGGGGATCATTGGCCTTCGGATGTCCTCGCGGGGATCCTTCTCGGGCTCGGCCTCGGGATGCTGGGTCGAAAGGCGTTCCTGCGCCTGGAGCGGAACGCGCAGCGGTGGTTCAGGCGCCCAAAGGCGGGAGTCGGAGAATCGCCCAGTGCCGGCCCGTGA
- a CDS encoding GHKL domain-containing protein encodes MTQGLVAFIAIVGAVGGALLALSFHSFWAIGAMYLAAWILVSLLAESLWLPTVTGKAMESMASTVDISLLILLGFKPAIWIVAIAFTLANVFFSHRVWYKAVFNAGQNVITLTAAGLAFTALGGAPLAERGLDALRGHQMLLPWVGATVVYFLMNTLLVSAAVALDSGRPILKTWREEYLYYNSLVGSTALFFLSPLIVVSYLAVGFFGLVFFFVPLFLIKEAGARYIALEKAKDELISSERLAAKGEMAAEIAHELNNYLAAISGRAQLLLMNVGGAIQPDRLKESARIIFEQASNMGVLVKGLLDFSHQGVRLQPTRLNDVVRRTVEFIVPQNKYEQVAFDLDLAGDLPEMNIDPAQIQQVLLNLFSNAADAMRGNDVRERRIAIRTRFKTAGQEVELAVEDTGPGIPATAMTRLFEPSFTTKPEGHGFGLSTCYRIVQNHGGRIAAENMARAGARFTIVLPAKNGA; translated from the coding sequence ATGACGCAAGGTCTCGTCGCGTTCATCGCGATCGTCGGCGCGGTCGGCGGCGCGCTCCTCGCGCTCTCCTTCCATTCGTTCTGGGCGATCGGCGCGATGTACCTCGCCGCCTGGATCCTGGTGAGCCTCCTGGCGGAGAGCCTCTGGCTCCCCACGGTCACCGGGAAGGCCATGGAGAGCATGGCCTCCACGGTCGACATCAGCCTCCTGATCCTCCTCGGCTTCAAGCCGGCGATCTGGATCGTCGCGATCGCCTTCACGCTCGCGAATGTCTTCTTCTCCCACCGGGTCTGGTACAAGGCGGTCTTCAACGCGGGCCAGAACGTGATCACGCTCACCGCCGCGGGGCTCGCGTTCACCGCGCTGGGCGGGGCGCCGCTCGCGGAGAGGGGGCTCGACGCGCTGCGGGGGCACCAGATGCTGCTCCCCTGGGTCGGCGCGACGGTGGTCTACTTTCTGATGAATACCCTCCTCGTCTCCGCGGCCGTCGCGCTCGATTCGGGCCGCCCCATACTCAAGACCTGGCGCGAGGAGTACCTCTATTACAATTCCCTGGTCGGCTCCACGGCGCTCTTCTTCCTCTCGCCCCTCATCGTCGTCTCCTACCTCGCGGTCGGGTTCTTCGGCCTCGTCTTCTTCTTCGTGCCGCTCTTTCTGATCAAGGAGGCGGGCGCGCGCTACATCGCCCTCGAGAAGGCGAAGGACGAGCTCATATCCTCGGAGCGTCTCGCGGCGAAGGGGGAAATGGCCGCCGAGATCGCCCACGAGCTGAACAACTACCTGGCGGCGATCTCGGGCCGGGCGCAGCTCCTGCTCATGAACGTCGGGGGAGCGATCCAGCCGGATCGACTCAAAGAAAGCGCCCGGATCATCTTCGAGCAGGCGAGCAACATGGGCGTGCTCGTCAAGGGTCTCCTCGATTTCTCGCACCAGGGCGTTAGATTGCAGCCGACGCGGCTCAACGACGTGGTCCGCCGCACGGTCGAATTCATCGTGCCGCAGAACAAATATGAGCAGGTCGCGTTCGATCTGGATCTCGCCGGCGATCTGCCGGAGATGAACATCGATCCGGCTCAGATCCAGCAGGTCCTCCTCAATCTGTTCAGCAACGCCGCCGACGCCATGCGCGGGAACGACGTCCGGGAGCGTCGCATCGCGATCCGGACGCGGTTCAAGACCGCCGGACAGGAGGTGGAGCTCGCGGTGGAGGACACCGGACCCGGCATTCCCGCCACCGCCATGACGCGGCTCTTCGAGCCGTCGTTCACCACGAAGCCCGAGGGGCACGGGTTCGGGCTATCGACCTGCTACCGGATCGTGCAGAACCACGGGGGCCGAATCGCCGCGGAGAACATGGCGCGCGCGGGAGCGAGATTCACGATCGTCCTCCCGGCCAAGAACGGAGCCTAG